In Chitinophaga nivalis, a single genomic region encodes these proteins:
- a CDS encoding Ig-like domain-containing protein yields MNDYFTHGRFIHYLICLVSVCLLLPAVSHAQTYANNQTTGVTGLCLLCGVINPGNAVDNTNLNDYSEFNITVGLLGVTVYQTLIFPATGTTACDSLVIGIGSSNALLSANLLGGVSVQTFNGTIPNNDSVTVSAPVLRLLQSNTRGEIVLKPNRPYDRVRLTLNSSLLGLLNNFRIYYAYRRAGKPAAPVFTVPQGIACGKQKLVITNHTKGIDYNVRIRYTSFTLPQPIDTAFVVKNNDTIVTPDPISYIYLQADVYVQAVNPFTGCKSDTARKSYVQGGYAELPVADADSVTICKKDTARLHAYTPSSTIPVIRWYNAPAGGILLHTGSYYAVSPDTNTTYYVTAALDCEHQQRRPVKVIVRKLPDPVYTVPGGFVCGSSRLPVLNHQPGYNYRVRIIYTLFSNPLADTAYVVYNRDTIFVPALNPVNGANAAVYVQAVDPLSGCRSDSVRMVFTLGGTPGLPLVDKDSIAVCRGSNATLHGYYTSSSLLQVRWYDAPVGGQLLYTGNYFTVNPVASTVYYVSGMGTCESQARKPVKVTVLSCSVAANSSGYNKGKEDGTSLTASPNPTSGEVKFAAAADLTGGVIVVYDQRGKEVFYGVLQQAVFRFPSSIIPGIYMIRITTPSRKQYTTRILLIR; encoded by the coding sequence ATGAACGATTATTTTACACATGGCCGCTTTATACATTATCTTATTTGTTTAGTGTCTGTTTGTTTACTCTTGCCGGCTGTTTCCCATGCACAGACGTATGCCAATAATCAAACCACGGGTGTAACAGGTCTTTGTCTGTTATGCGGTGTGATCAATCCGGGTAATGCGGTAGATAACACTAACCTGAATGATTATTCGGAATTCAATATTACAGTTGGATTATTAGGCGTTACGGTTTACCAGACGCTCATTTTTCCGGCAACAGGTACTACTGCCTGTGATTCCCTGGTGATAGGTATCGGCAGTTCCAATGCATTGCTGTCTGCCAATTTATTGGGAGGCGTATCTGTACAAACATTTAACGGCACGATACCGAATAATGATTCTGTAACCGTCAGCGCTCCGGTGTTACGATTACTACAATCAAACACAAGGGGTGAGATCGTATTGAAACCCAACCGGCCCTATGACCGGGTACGGCTCACACTCAACAGCAGTTTATTGGGGCTGCTGAATAATTTCAGGATTTATTATGCCTACAGGCGTGCAGGTAAGCCTGCCGCCCCGGTGTTTACCGTACCACAAGGGATCGCCTGCGGCAAACAAAAACTGGTGATCACTAATCATACAAAAGGCATCGACTATAATGTACGGATACGATATACCAGTTTCACCTTACCTCAACCTATTGATACTGCTTTTGTCGTGAAAAATAATGATACCATTGTTACACCTGATCCGATCAGTTATATTTATCTGCAGGCAGATGTATATGTGCAGGCCGTCAATCCTTTTACCGGCTGTAAGTCAGATACTGCGCGCAAAAGCTATGTACAGGGAGGCTATGCAGAATTACCGGTGGCAGATGCAGACAGCGTCACGATCTGTAAAAAAGATACGGCACGATTGCATGCCTATACACCCAGCTCCACGATACCGGTCATTCGCTGGTATAATGCACCTGCCGGTGGTATCCTGTTGCATACCGGTAGTTATTATGCCGTATCACCGGATACGAATACCACTTATTATGTTACAGCTGCGTTGGATTGTGAACATCAGCAAAGAAGACCTGTAAAAGTGATCGTAAGGAAACTACCCGATCCGGTGTACACAGTGCCGGGTGGTTTTGTATGTGGCAGCTCCCGGTTGCCGGTTTTAAATCACCAGCCAGGTTATAACTACCGGGTGCGGATTATTTATACCCTTTTCAGCAATCCGCTGGCAGATACGGCTTATGTGGTCTATAACAGGGATACTATTTTTGTACCTGCCCTGAACCCTGTCAATGGGGCCAATGCAGCGGTATATGTACAGGCCGTTGATCCGCTTTCCGGTTGCCGGTCTGATAGTGTACGTATGGTATTTACCTTAGGCGGAACGCCGGGATTACCGCTGGTAGATAAAGATAGCATCGCTGTTTGCCGCGGTAGTAACGCAACGTTGCATGGTTATTATACCAGCAGCAGTTTGTTGCAGGTACGCTGGTATGATGCGCCTGTGGGAGGTCAGCTGCTGTATACCGGTAATTATTTTACCGTGAATCCGGTTGCTTCCACTGTGTATTATGTGAGTGGCATGGGTACCTGTGAAAGCCAGGCCCGCAAACCGGTAAAAGTAACTGTGTTATCCTGTTCCGTTGCTGCAAACAGTAGTGGATATAACAAGGGTAAAGAAGATGGCACTTCCCTTACGGCATCGCCGAATCCCACCAGTGGAGAGGTTAAATTTGCCGCTGCTGCTGATCTGACAGGTGGTGTGATCGTGGTGTATGACCAAAGGGGGAAGGAAGTGTTTTATGGAGTGTTACAGCAAGCGGTCTTCCGTTTTCCATCCTCCATTATTCCGGGTATATATATGATCCGGATTACTACACCATCCCGTAAACAGTATACAACCCGGATATTACTGATCAGATAA
- a CDS encoding Ig-like domain-containing protein has translation MTQFYFINKMTGLILLLLCLSSGKLQAQLYANSQTNGSTGLCVLCGVSNPENPVNNASLDDYSTFNITAGLLGVTLYQTLIFPAQSTPGCDSLIIGIGSGAALLSVNLLGGVTVQTFNGATANNDLQTISVAALRLLQTNNRGEITLKPSQTFDRVKVTLNSTLVGLLNSLQLYYAYRKPAVPTPVGTDSVAICAGNTTTVSVTTAPGTTVSWYNAAAGGTLLATGNSYNVSPLVTTTYYAEATQGGCKSLRKAVKVIIRPKPANPVYTVPQGAGCGPVSIVVTNYKVGINYRVRVKYGQTFSTLLDTAYTVTNSATIPLPDFINNITYQADTYIQAVDALTGCKSDTVHQAFIRGGSAELPTVDADSVTICKGKSATLHAYTPTSAFWPIRWYDAPVGGRLLYTGNYYTVSPNQTTIYYVTAISACEYPRRKAVKVVVTRLPDPVYTVPQGFVCGNRGSLSLPVTNHRAGLIYKVRNVYTANTAVLLDTSYTVTSNTIVTPVFLYTIPVQSDIYVQAADVLTGCISDSVHQQFVLDAWGAYPDVSADSVTICSGNSVTLHANVPAAPLLNIRWYNAPVGGTLLYTGKDYTVTPAVTTTYYVTSAFSCEYPFRRPVKVIVNPCPLSTASPVKAADQLTLYPNPSVGTIWFAGDKQELTGSRFIISNLYGREVQRGVLNQHRLVLAADLPAGIYFIRIMTDKQERYHGKIVLQR, from the coding sequence ATGACGCAATTTTACTTCATCAACAAGATGACAGGATTGATCCTGCTCTTACTTTGCCTGTCGTCCGGCAAGCTGCAGGCGCAGCTATACGCCAATAGCCAAACAAATGGCAGTACCGGACTATGTGTACTTTGCGGTGTCAGTAATCCGGAAAATCCGGTGAACAATGCCAGTCTGGATGATTATTCCACATTTAATATCACAGCAGGATTACTGGGCGTGACGCTTTATCAGACCCTGATATTTCCGGCACAAAGTACCCCTGGCTGTGATTCACTCATCATTGGTATTGGCAGTGGCGCCGCGTTACTGTCGGTAAATCTCCTGGGTGGGGTTACAGTACAAACCTTTAATGGCGCCACAGCGAATAATGATTTACAGACGATCAGTGTAGCGGCACTGCGATTGCTGCAAACAAATAACCGGGGTGAAATTACCTTAAAACCATCCCAGACCTTCGACCGGGTAAAGGTAACCCTGAACAGTACTTTAGTAGGATTATTAAATTCCCTGCAGTTGTATTATGCGTATCGTAAGCCGGCAGTCCCCACGCCGGTAGGAACAGACAGTGTGGCCATCTGTGCCGGCAATACAACTACCGTTTCGGTGACCACCGCACCGGGAACTACCGTCAGCTGGTACAATGCAGCCGCGGGAGGTACGTTGCTGGCCACCGGCAACAGCTATAATGTAAGTCCGCTGGTGACGACCACTTATTATGCAGAAGCCACGCAGGGTGGTTGTAAAAGCCTGCGGAAAGCAGTGAAGGTAATCATCCGGCCTAAACCGGCGAATCCGGTGTATACGGTACCACAGGGAGCCGGATGTGGTCCGGTATCCATCGTGGTCACGAATTACAAGGTTGGTATCAACTACCGGGTGCGGGTAAAATACGGCCAAACATTCAGTACCCTGCTGGATACTGCCTATACGGTTACCAACAGCGCCACCATTCCGTTGCCTGATTTTATCAATAACATCACCTATCAGGCAGATACCTATATACAGGCGGTGGATGCGCTCACAGGCTGTAAATCGGATACGGTACACCAGGCATTTATCCGGGGCGGGTCCGCAGAGTTACCTACGGTGGATGCCGACAGCGTAACCATTTGCAAAGGCAAGAGCGCGACGTTACATGCCTATACGCCTACTTCTGCGTTCTGGCCGATCCGTTGGTATGATGCACCTGTTGGCGGCCGGTTACTCTATACCGGAAATTATTATACCGTTAGTCCCAACCAAACAACTATCTACTATGTAACGGCTATTTCTGCCTGCGAATATCCGCGGCGTAAAGCTGTGAAGGTAGTGGTTACCCGGCTGCCGGATCCTGTTTATACGGTGCCGCAGGGATTCGTTTGCGGTAACCGTGGCAGCTTGTCGTTGCCGGTAACCAATCACAGGGCCGGACTGATTTATAAGGTAAGAAATGTATATACCGCCAATACTGCCGTATTGCTGGATACATCCTATACGGTTACCAGCAATACGATTGTTACACCGGTATTTCTGTATACCATTCCGGTGCAGTCAGATATTTATGTGCAGGCGGCAGATGTTCTCACGGGTTGTATATCAGATAGTGTACACCAGCAGTTTGTACTGGATGCCTGGGGTGCCTATCCGGATGTGAGCGCGGATAGTGTGACCATCTGCAGTGGCAACAGCGTTACGTTGCATGCCAATGTACCCGCGGCGCCACTGCTGAATATCCGTTGGTACAATGCACCGGTAGGAGGTACGTTGTTATATACCGGGAAAGACTATACGGTAACACCGGCGGTAACCACTACCTATTATGTCACGTCTGCTTTCTCCTGCGAATACCCATTCAGGCGGCCGGTAAAGGTGATCGTGAACCCTTGTCCGTTAAGTACCGCTTCGCCGGTAAAAGCAGCTGATCAACTCACCTTGTACCCCAATCCATCGGTGGGCACCATCTGGTTTGCCGGTGATAAGCAGGAGCTGACCGGCAGCCGGTTTATTATCAGTAACCTGTATGGACGGGAAGTGCAACGGGGCGTCTTAAATCAGCATCGGTTGGTGCTGGCGGCAGATTTGCCTGCCGGTATTTATTTTATCCGGATTATGACGGATAAACAGGAACGCTATCACGGTAAAATAGTACTGCAACGATAA
- a CDS encoding OmpA family protein, with protein sequence MFTKIGKSLMLASSALALTGTAFAQDSTHKKVDRVTPFNGVKDYRTWSVGVWGGGSAAFGPVGGPYYFNNFDFNNAGLVYGGYIKKQIFHNFGLQADFMRGQVKGSTKASQTLAGGITSFKTDIDWSASVSGVFSLGSINWLNKQSYIIPYVSAGAGAIGFKPSIQAGDGSATPVLNSDGSNTHRELFIPVGVGAKFNVARGVNIDLAYTANFVNSKVFDGVNSGNKDKFSTARLGVEFALGNKKKPQLAVVNPAAQATMDLMDKNAALKNSLTESDARNQAAISQLQGEIAAMKQDTDGDGVPDFLDKCPNTPAGTKVDGSGCPLPTPVQVVKEKIIVTDADKKVVKDAIDNLEFDLGKATIRPTSFSSLDKVAALLVEKNFSLKLAGHTDNTGSAATNMRLSKGRAEAIKSYLVSKGANPSRIEATGYGSNQPIASNKTAAGRQQNRRVEFTLY encoded by the coding sequence ATGTTTACGAAAATTGGGAAGTCTTTAATGTTGGCTTCTTCTGCTTTGGCATTAACAGGTACTGCATTTGCGCAGGATAGTACACACAAAAAAGTTGATCGTGTTACCCCTTTTAATGGTGTGAAAGATTATCGCACATGGTCTGTAGGCGTATGGGGTGGCGGTTCCGCTGCTTTTGGTCCTGTCGGAGGCCCTTATTATTTCAACAATTTTGATTTTAATAATGCAGGGTTAGTGTACGGTGGTTATATTAAAAAGCAAATTTTCCACAATTTTGGTCTGCAGGCAGACTTCATGAGAGGTCAGGTAAAAGGATCCACCAAAGCTTCTCAAACATTGGCAGGTGGTATCACCTCCTTTAAAACAGATATCGACTGGTCTGCATCCGTAAGCGGTGTATTCAGCCTGGGAAGTATCAACTGGTTGAACAAACAAAGCTATATCATTCCTTACGTATCTGCCGGTGCCGGTGCGATTGGTTTCAAACCAAGCATACAGGCAGGCGATGGTAGCGCAACACCCGTACTGAATTCCGATGGCAGCAATACCCACAGAGAATTATTTATTCCGGTTGGTGTAGGTGCTAAATTCAACGTAGCGCGTGGTGTAAACATTGATCTGGCATACACGGCCAACTTCGTTAACAGTAAAGTGTTTGACGGTGTAAACAGTGGCAACAAAGACAAATTCTCCACCGCACGTTTAGGGGTTGAATTTGCGCTGGGTAACAAGAAAAAACCACAGCTGGCAGTTGTAAATCCTGCTGCACAGGCAACCATGGATTTAATGGATAAAAATGCCGCGCTGAAAAATTCCCTGACAGAAAGCGATGCACGTAATCAGGCTGCTATTTCTCAGTTGCAAGGTGAAATTGCCGCTATGAAACAGGATACCGATGGTGATGGCGTTCCGGATTTCCTGGATAAATGCCCGAACACACCAGCAGGTACAAAAGTAGATGGTTCCGGTTGTCCGCTGCCAACGCCTGTACAGGTAGTGAAAGAAAAAATCATTGTAACAGATGCCGATAAGAAAGTTGTAAAAGACGCGATCGACAACCTGGAATTTGATTTGGGTAAAGCTACCATCAGACCAACCTCTTTCTCCAGCCTGGATAAAGTAGCTGCTTTACTGGTAGAGAAAAACTTCAGTCTGAAATTAGCCGGTCATACCGACAACACTGGTTCTGCCGCTACCAACATGCGTTTGTCTAAAGGACGTGCAGAAGCCATTAAATCTTACCTGGTATCCAAAGGTGCCAATCCTTCCCGGATTGAAGCTACCGGATACGGATCTAATCAGCCAATTGCTTCCAACAAAACAGCAGCTGGCCGTCAACAGAACAGACGTGTAGAATTTACGCTGTATTAA